ctaaattagattAACTACAAGGGCTTTATGAAATACTTAAAGTTTTACAGAGAGAAAATTGTTATAACTAACACTAATAACTATGAAATCACTGACTTTGCCTGTAAATTATATGCAAATTCAAAATGGAAAATGCCTTGCACCTTTTCTCTACCTAATGAATACAAATAATGATTACTCATTTAAATCCATTCCGAGGACTCACAAAAGGTTCAAATGATATAATTTTAGACTTAGAACACCATGATATATATTTGATAAGTATGAAACGCAATGATTCAGAAATGGTGTCAAGAATTGATACTGAATCTTCCATAGTAACTTTCATGAGGTAGGTGTGGATCTGCGCCAACTTGGTGCTATCTTGGCTTCATCATCAAGCAAATTGTACATCTAAAGGAGCAAGGAATAACTAGGGGATTGTAGGGCTTATGAGAGAGACTTGATGTTAGCAAATGGATTCACTACTTATAGGTGAGGCATTGCAGGTAAAATACACAGATTCATAAATGCTACCTACTCTTGACCAAAATTAAGACAAATTGAAACATAAATTTATACATGTACCAGCAAACCTCAAGCCTTGATGGTGTTACACCTCCGTCCTGGCACGGGGAACATCATCTCAGCAATTCCAACGTAGCAGactaaaaaagaaaagcaaacataagTAAAAAGAACTTTCTTTTTGATATAGAAAAAGGGAGCAGTGATCTTGCCATGCAAAAGGTATAAACATCATAGCCATTGATTAAAGAGTTGAGGACCCGTACAAGCCATGTGTTTGATTCTGTCATCATGGAACAAAACTATTCAATAAAGAGTACTTTTCTCTTGTGGCAGCCACAAAATTTAAAGTGCAGCAACGGAAGACTGTTGCCATACAGAAAAGAACATGGCCTGTTTCGTCTCACCGCAATGAAACTATTAATCAAATAGGAGTTTGTAGAGATTAAGTATCCTTACTTGAGTCATCTCTTGGCATTATCCCCTTCACCTAAATGGTTTGTCCCATCTCAAGCACCCTCAAAAACCCTAAAAGACATTGACTTCCAATAGGAAAGAACATGGCTGATTTTGGTTGCTTATGTTATGTTATCAACGTACATAAATAGTAAAGGGAATCATCAAAGAGTACAGATAATTTGAAGGGTCTCTTCTGAAGATAAATAATTGATGAATTGGTAGGTAGCTTATAACTTCTTCCTAGAAAAATGAAACTTGAAAAATAACCACATATACACACATAAGATGTTTGCTTCCGATATATGTATAGCTGTTGGAATCTTTTGTCAACCTTCTGTAAAGGAAACTCTAAATTTTAGTTGATAAAGGCTTTCCTGAAACAAAAATGACCCTGATAGACCCGGGGTTACTAACACTAGTCACAGACTGATCACTACGCCAGTGACATCAATTGTAAATTCTAAACCACAGATGTCGCAAAAAATAGAGACAAAATTAACTAGTATAACCTGTGAACCATTATCAACTAATAAACATCAAGTAGATGAACTAAATTGTGATGTTTTCTGGCTTAACTTAGAAGAGTTTTTTAGGCTGCATTACACAGTCCAATGTCTTGTATGCCAGTTCACTTGGAATGACCCTTAATTATATGGTCCAAAATGCATAAGCCCAAGCAAATAAAACCATCTTTTTGTTCAAGTCCAAACCTAATAATCACCTTCCTGGCTGCTTAGGAGTTACGTCTGTGCTAGTATTATTACTAAGACACTAACCCTAGATCTTCCCCTTGATAAATGACTCGATCTTTTTTGCTCAAGATCATGATGCAGCAATAGGTTTACATTTTTACCCAATCTGGGAAGCAACATTTGTCAACGGCATATTTATTTTGTcgtggacttagttggttttgctaagtcatgtggcacccttGTGAGTCTGTCCGCAAAGGATTGGTCTCTCCGAAACCCCCTTTGGTCCtctaaggacctataaaagagaagacgGGCTAAATAAAGCGTTTAACTTAGGATCCCACAAGCAGACGTTTTAGCAAACACTTGATgagcaatgcaaattacaaacatagatttCGTAAGCTATGAATGATCGTGCGACAAAGGGTCAAAGGAGGTCCGTTGCAATCAAATGTCCCCACAAATGATCACATGACATTACTGTAAAACAAGAAAGCGAACCAACCCTGGATACCACCCCAAAGGCCCATCCAACCATGTACTGCAAGCCTGTGCCAGTGCAGATATGGACGATGATCTGTAGGAATTTTATGTGTATAAATTTTGGATATGTTATATTTGTGTTTTCCTTTGATTAGATGTAATAATTATGTACAGGGAAAACCATATCTTTTTTGTTTAGTAAGTTggcatgttttaattttaaattacctACTTCCACTGTACTCCTATTGATAGCAGTAATGAAAATTGAAATGTGACATTTTACTTTAGTCATGCATGTTGGGTATGAGTGGAATTAGGAGTAAGATATAACACAGTTGACCAAATAACCAAGCAATCTCGAACTGAATTTTTGGTAAGCATCTTCCATCGACCATAAAGGAAATTAGTATAATTCAAGAGAGCAAAAAACAATGGTATCGTAGATATTGTATAACTCACTTAACTGTCATAGAGATGATCGACAAGAAATAAGTACCAAGATATGATGATGTCTAAACTATGTACAGAGAAAAAATGccaacaaaaatgaaaaaaatgattATTTCCATAACAAAATAATAGCAACCATCATAAGGAATGAAAACCTTGTAATAAGACCAAGCATCCACTATTTTGTTCCTTCAATGATATGCCTACACAACAGTTAGATGATAACAAAATAATAGCAACCATCATAAGGAAGCATGAAAACCTTGTAATAAGATCAAGCATCCACTATTTTGTTGCTTCAATGACATGCCTACACAACAGTTAGATGATTCGAGTTCAATAATGAACCACAAGCCTGAACAGTAAATAATAACAGTTGCACAGCTGCAAAATCTCTAGCAGAACCTTGGATGCAAAAACTTCTATAGCCACTGTGAAGTACAGTCAAAGCTTTGATCACAACAGCATAAGAGCAAGTCACAGGTTTTCTCTAGTGACAAAGTTACTAACTTTGGCACAACATGCTATTCATTGACATAGCCAATCGAAGCTAGTAGATCGATATAGTGGGGGCTAAGAGAGACATGGCAGATGAAAACCAATAGATCATACATAAAGGGTAAGAGAGCTAAAAGAATAACTGGTGCATCCAATTTTCTAAAAGTTTGCCTCATTAGCTGTAAGAAAAGATCAGAAAACCAAAATTTGGAGCTGCAGTAAATTGATAATACTATTACAGAAAATGAAGCAAGCAGAATAAATAGGGaataaaaaaatcaatcacaAGATCAAAAAAGAAAATACTCGCATTTCTTACCAGCTATTGATAGGTTAGAACATCTTTCACTGTTATGCTGGGATAAAATGAAAAGATGTTCAGCTtgtaatagaagaaaaaaatagtGATTTAATGGTGCCAATTTTATCAGTAATCATCAGCAGAGCATCCAATATGACAAGCAGCAATATGATCTGCATGGACGACCTTAGCTGATGGAGTTGATTCAGTCTGGAATCTGGATAGAACTAAAGGTTTCCCATTAGGCACATAGAGCAGGAGGCAGAGCCAAATCTAAAAATATCAATCATCAGAAGATGAATGCACTTACTGCACAAAGGAAATCCCAATTTAAATCTAAAACTATTAGGCTCAAATAACCATCATATTACCTGCAACCTTTTGAAAAAAAGTCTGTTGGTTGCAGATCCAATACTGCAAGAAATGTAAACTTGTATAAAAAGATGGATTCCACAATGATGTAACGTGACATAACCAAAAGACCAGCAAAGTAAATTTCTTTCCCATTAGTTCATAAGGAATTATTCCAATGCATGCCATGTTTTGACAGAAATTAGTTAGTGGAGAAAGAAAGGTCCTTGATAGAGCCCTTCCTGTGAAAGAATCCATAGATAATCCAAACATTTGGACCACTATAGTAAAGAACATTATGGAGAAAAAACTTATCTTGATCTTATTATTCTATACAAGGTTGTGCTTGTATAAAGGAAGTTATTCCTATATGTGGTAATAGGGGTATGATGTACGCAAAGTAGAGAAAGTGAAAGATTGTTATCTAGACTCAGATATTATTGCAATGACTTATCAACAAGCtcctgaagagaaaaaaataaattgagaACATAATTTACTTGTTAAGAAAGGTAAAGGTGGCAAGTAGATTCCACTCCACTCCTTCCTTTTTATGTACTTCAGATAAGACTACCGAACATAAATAAGGAGAAGAGTAATCTAAAGAGCACTTACTGTGATGTACATAAATATATGATGAACTGATAAACCTCTTGCATAAATGTGGTTTCCTCCATAGAAAAGTATACCAATCAATAGTATTGACATGAAAAGTTCAGTTATCAAGACAAaagatacacatacacacacacacacacacacacatagagagagagagagagagagagagagagagagagagagagaaaatgatgAATGTTGAGCATGTCGTGAATTATTTATGTCCAAACAAAATGGCAAAGTTAGTTTTCTGGACCACAATTAAAGTGTAAAACATCAGGGTTATAAAATAGATTCCTTTAAAAATATGAATTATCAAACAGCTAAAGCTACACTATACCTGTTGAATAAGAACAGTAGCTAGCAATAAAAGAATCAAGAAAATAAGCACTTTTTGTTATTCTTGTGATTGATACATGTGTAAAATGCTATACAAACAACAGCAGGTTTTAGAAGTCTGGTGTAATATAACTGCAAATACCAAAGGTATGTTTATCTAAGAGTCCTATTGTATTCATAACTATTATACAATCAAAACAGCAAATTAATCAGTGAATTGAAATGAatatcacacaaaaaaaaaaaacaaatgaaaaGCAATAAGAGAGACAATTCTAGGAGAGAAGTAAAACTTAATTCCCGTTGGTAACAACAAATAACCTGGAAATTTCATACCTCATCAGTAGCGAAAAAGGCCGAAAAACACCACAGCATTGCAGTTTATGGATTCTGCTGGATGTAATGATACTACAGCTCTAAAGATGGAAGgtaacagttcaataatagatgCCTGAtctgtggaagcaacatttatagAACCATACCTTGTGTTGCTCCATTGAATTCTCACTTAGTTGATCAATCTAGTTGCTGATAAGGAAAGATTCTTACCTTCAGAAACTCGTATTCCAATTCGTAAATTACATCGCTAAAGTTTTTCTGACTAAAATCTTCTCTTTGACTCAGGATTAATAATTTGGAGTTAAAGCATTTTTTGGCAATTCAGAGATCCCACCGACAGATAATTCATCATGAGGTTTTTGATCCCTCAACCATTAATAAGTAATAAGTAGGCTTGATACACTATCATTGGACTAATGCTTTAACTGTGAATTTATCGGACGAGGTTTTGAATGTTTAGTAAGTAGAATCGATACCCTCCACCGGACAAATATTCTTGGGTGTAAAAATTATCAGATGATGAATTCTCTCTGGAAATTTGATTGAGAGGGTTTCGATAATCTAAGACCAACAAGAATACTGAATGTTGTAATAAACAATTTTCGCTATCATCATTTAACATTTTATGAGTGGAAAACTAGTAACGACCTGAGAGATATTTTATCTACAAAAGTACCAAAAAGATGTCTTTACCCACTGAAACACTAGACAAGGATTATACcccaaaaagaaaagaatttaCTTGTGATATCAATAAAACCTAACACAGATAAAATTCAATCAACATAGTCCAAAGGGTGCAGAATCAAAATCTAACATATTTTAACTTCTTTCAACTAAATTCACGGTGTGTTCCTGGTTCGATCTCAACAAACCAATGAGAGATCAGTCGTCGTCGGAGTGAAGTGACATATCCTAGATGCGAATAGAACGAAAAAAGAAAGACACAAGATAGAGGGTGGGAAGGGGAAGAGCGAGCGGTCACTGAGTGCCCAGATATCCTGGAAGTGCTGAAGCCTTGAAGACGAGCTGGAAGTTTCGACTGGTCGGGTCCGTCGGCCAATTGATGCGGGCGGCGCGGACCAGCCGCTCCATGGTCAGCGCCATCTGCTTCGGAGGAGCCATCCACGGAGACCGGCTGCTGGGGCTGCGGCATCATCTCTCCGCCGCACTGGGCCGCGGTTCAATGACAAGCGTTCTTCCTTACGATGGCGGGGAAGAGCCGAAGAGGAAACGTGCAATTCTCGAAAACATCGACTCAATTAGTTGTATCACAGTGGAGTCCCTATATTAAAAATGATAGTTATGTGGGGTCTAAATCAGAAAACAAGACATTATTAAGGacctaataaaaagaaaaaaaaaatcgtgCTCGAACAGTGCCTACTTTAAATCACATCCGTTCATCCAGACGTTCACCAATCTCACAGTCCGATCGATTAGAAGTACAAATTCCTGGTGGAGGATCGTCTCCAATCATGCTTTTAAAAATAAATCCTTACTCAGGGCATGAACGGTCAGATCTCAATTCACAGATTCCAGTTAGCGATACTCTCCAAATTTACTTCTAATACCTCATCCCCATGGGGACATGAACGGTCCGATCTTAATGAGATATTCGCCGAGGATTCGCAGCCTCAAAAGACCCATCTCGGGCCGAGGCGGCAACGCCGAGCTCCGGACGTCTCGATCGGCGACTAGGGTTTCTCTGGGTACGTAAATCTTGTCGAAGCCGATCCTTCTTCTGCTCTTCCTTACCTCGTTCGATCTGTTTATAGGTCTGGGTCTGTTCTTGATTCTTTGTTTCTCATGGCAATATGCGTTGGATGTCGTTCATTTCCACGCGGAAATGTGCAAGGATTTCGAGTTTCAGGGTGTCTAATCCTTTTCACATGTAACCTAACTTGATTCAGGAAACGAGTTGGTTTTGTTGTGTATTTTGCTCTTTGACACGGACATCCTAGATTTTGGGCAAATGCCTGATCTTGCCCTGCAAATTTGATCTGGATCACATTCTGTATTAGGCGGATTCGGCGTGGTCTGTGGTTAATGTTTGTTTCGGTTCTTGGTTTGTTAGATGGTAATCTTGCATCTTATAGCAGAAGAATTAGGAGGGAATAGACTGCGCAATATGGTTCTCTGTTAAGCTTAGTCTCCATGAACATTTCGATTTCATAATTTCTATCTGTTCTGAGCTCTAAGTAACTCTACGGGCTTCTGAATAACATGGCGAGATTGATCATCTTGTTTCTAGAGGTGATAGTGAGCAAGGCCGTTCAGCTGTAGAGGGGCTTCTTTGGGCTTTTTACTTGGCTTTTTATGTGAAGTATAAAGTGAATTGTTTTGTGCTTACTATAGTGGATCATTTTCTTTTCCTGATGGCTCTAGCATAAACTTTCTAatcatttttttcttctaataattttatgattgtTGGTGGTGATTTTTTTCTAGAGGtggtgattttttttaaaaaaaggaatttatttttttattcagaaTTAAGACGATTACAACCCGTGCTTGTAGCATCAGCATGCAAAATAGGGAAAAAAAGGATCAGGCCATTGATCCATCcataaaaaagaagatttggTAGAGAGCGCAAGTTTAGCCAACCAGTCTGCACACCGGTTGCCTTCACGAAAAACATGAGAAGTTCGAAAGTCCACAGAAGACTTTGATAACCAAAAAATCTGACATGTAAGGTTGAGGAGAATCCAGGGAGGATCTATCTTCCGGGCTAAAATGTCCACGATAATCTGGCACGGGTGCTGATTTGTAAAGAGTGTCTATTGTAATCCAAGGACTGTGCTTTGCTATTTTAGTCAGCTGGTGGGTGCTGCTTAGCTAATTGTGTCTTTTGTGATATAGGACTTAGCTTTGCCGTTTTAGTGGTGCAAAGATATACCCAGGCAAAGGCATCAGATTTGTTCGATCAGACTCCCAGGTAATATTTGGAAGTTCCCAAGGGTTTTCATTAATGATGGTTGTATTCATTATATCATAATGCTGCTTTCCTTTTTGTAGGTTTTCCTCTTTGCCAATTCAAAATGCAAGTCGTACTTTCACAACCGGCTGAAGCCTGCCAAGCTCATCTGGACAACAATGTACAGGAAGCAGCATAAGAAGGTACATTGTTCATATTCTGCTTATCTCTTGGATGAGAATTACAGGGTTAAGAATTCAATTCCTTGGAGAAATGGAAGACCAATTTGAAATTATACTTAATTCTATTTTGGGGCAAAACTTCTTTCAAGTTCCTGGAAATTTGCTAGTTGTTGTTCTTGCTTTTTCATCATCTAATTTGTTTTGTCTTTCTAATTGATTGCTTACAGTTGCTTATTGAAATATACTGTTTGATGTTTTTGAAATCCTTGTCTAGGACATTCATGCTGAAGCTGTAAAGAAGAGATGTCGTACTACAAAGAAGCCTTATTCAAGGTCAATTGTTGGTGCTACTTTGGAAGTCATTCAGAAAAAGCGATCAGAGAAGCCTGAAGTTCGTGATGCTGCTAGAGAAGCGGCTCTGAGGTAAAGCTTTCAATCAAAAGGCATTCATATTTAGTAGGCTCTGATAATTGTGCCTTTGCCTGTAACTTGTTGgagtattttaatatttcaacaaTATCCTTTCTTTATGCAGGCTCTGATAATTGTGCTATAAGTTCAAGCAACCTCACAAACAATCTAGCACTTGCATCTCATCTATAAATATCATTTTAATGCCTTAATAGCATTTCACTAGGGCTTTTAGGAAAGTTTATCTGGTCATCTCGGTCCAAATTAGTAATTGTAAGTAACTTAGTATTATTGATGATCAGCATCTATAACGAACTTACTTTTTCAGTATAAGTGGGAATGTTGAAAAGATCAATCTGTTTTCCCTAGGGAGGAACTGAAAGTGGATTTATTTTCCTTGTACAGAGAAATCAAGGAACGGGTTAAGAAAACCAAGGATGAAAAGAAAGCTAAGAAGGCTGAGCTAATAGCTAAATCTCAGAAGAGTACTCAGACGAAAGGCAGCATGGCGAAGGCACCAAAAGCCCCTAAGCTTGGTGGCGGTGGTGGGAAGCGATGAATCATAACGGTCTGTTAGTGTAGCCAATTCTGCTTCAAACCTATGTAGGGTCTAACTTTCTAAATTGCGTAACCGTGCCTACTTCTAAACAATTTTCATGATGGTAGCGGCATCAGGAACTAACTGTTCTTGGAAGGAAATTTTGGTAGTCTAATACCAGTTTGCTTTGGTTCTTTTGCCCTCATATTGTTTGCTGCATTTGAGGTTTATGTACTAGTTATGCTATAACTGGTACGATTTCATTATATCCTAAATTTTGGTGCTTAGTGGTTGTGTTTGTTTTGTGTCAATTGAGAATTTTTTGGGATATGATTTCATGCTTTTTTATAAGCTAAGGAATAATGATTCACTATGAGTATTTCACTTCTCCTAATGCGCTCTTCAAGAATCCAAACATATCCTACAGAATAATGTTTGTCCTTGGTGATCAAAC
This genomic stretch from Musa acuminata AAA Group cultivar baxijiao chromosome BXJ3-9, Cavendish_Baxijiao_AAA, whole genome shotgun sequence harbors:
- the LOC135580734 gene encoding large ribosomal subunit protein eL24-like, with protein sequence MYRKQHKKDIHAEAVKKRCRTTKKPYSRSIVGATLEVIQKKRSEKPEVRDAAREAALREIKERVKKTKDEKKAKKAELIAKSQKSTQTKGSMAKAPKAPKLGGGGGKR